The DNA segment CCAATTTTCTCCAAGAAGGCTATCGTATGCTAGAGGACAAATTACCCGCAGACATCCGCACTATCTACTTGGGCGAAGATTTGGTTAAGTCATAGGTTAAGTATATACGCGTATACTGCTAGTCTTCATGCTGACATAATAAAACTTTTCTGCCAGCTTTTACTTAAAACCGCAATTTCATGGGTAAGTTTTATGACACAACAGCATTTATTCCCTAGCACTAAAGCCAAGAGCTACAAGTTGTTTTGTTTTTACCTATTAATTTTGACTTCGTTGCTGCACCCCGCGACCGCAGGTGCGGCTGATATTACTCAACAACTCCATCGTCCTGTTAATAGTTCTATGGGACGGCAATCTAGAGATGAAGCAGACTCATTATTACGGGTGGCTGAACAACAATATGCTGCTGGATGTGCAGACAAAGCCATTGACTCTGGTTTGCAAGCGTTGGATATTTATCACCTGATTGGTGATCTGAGGGCAAAAGGTTTAACTTATAATTTGTTAGCAAAAGCTTATATTGAGTTAGGACGTTTTAAAGAAGGTGAAGACGCATTACGACGAAGGTTAGCGATCGCTCGTGATACTAAAGACTTTCAATCACAAATTTTCGCCTTGAATAATCTTGGCACGTTGCTACTACAAGCAGGTGAACCCAAAGCCGCCGGAGAAACAATTCAAGAAGCCTACACGATCGCTGACAATGTGAAAAATATTGATGGTGAAGGACTATCCTTGAGTAACTTGGGTCTTGTATCGTCTAGGCTGGGAGATTACAACAAGGCGATCAAACTTTATGAAACAGCTTTAATTTTCCGCCGTCGGACTGGGGACGCACCAGGAGAAATGAATACTTTAAATAACTTAGGCGATGCTTACCTAGCGGCTGGCAATTACCCAGATACAATTGGTACTTATGGCGCAGCTATGAGGATTGCCAAAACTCTAGGCGATCGCTCTAACCAATTACGCGCCATTGATGGTTTAGTCACAGCTCACAGCGCTGTCGGACGTTATGAACGCGCCTTTGACTTGCTACAACAGCGTTTAACCATCGCTCAAGAATTACAAAATCTGCGAGAAGAATTAAAGTCCTTTGAATCCTACGCAAAATTATACGAGCAGCTAGGTAACTACCCAACCGCCCGTAATTTTTACGAAAGAGCAATCATAATTTCACAAACCCTAGAGGATAACAAACAAGAAGTGTTTTTACGCGATCGCCTGACGCAAATGTTGAGGAGTCAAAAGTCTATACTCAAGTAACAACTAACAATTGACAACCGACTAGTTCAAAAACACGGAACCGTTATTTTCAATTCTCAACGTGTTTCTGTCTTGACCAACGTTAGTAGTTTCTCTCAATCTCACTTCTAAAACACCT comes from the Nostoc sp. PCC 7120 = FACHB-418 genome and includes:
- a CDS encoding tetratricopeptide repeat protein, whose protein sequence is MTQQHLFPSTKAKSYKLFCFYLLILTSLLHPATAGAADITQQLHRPVNSSMGRQSRDEADSLLRVAEQQYAAGCADKAIDSGLQALDIYHLIGDLRAKGLTYNLLAKAYIELGRFKEGEDALRRRLAIARDTKDFQSQIFALNNLGTLLLQAGEPKAAGETIQEAYTIADNVKNIDGEGLSLSNLGLVSSRLGDYNKAIKLYETALIFRRRTGDAPGEMNTLNNLGDAYLAAGNYPDTIGTYGAAMRIAKTLGDRSNQLRAIDGLVTAHSAVGRYERAFDLLQQRLTIAQELQNLREELKSFESYAKLYEQLGNYPTARNFYERAIIISQTLEDNKQEVFLRDRLTQMLRSQKSILK